The Octadecabacter arcticus 238 genome contains a region encoding:
- a CDS encoding penicillin acylase family protein yields the protein MALVFRWLVRLASALILFGVAVFALAYYFASRSLPEYEGTLQVAGISAPVEIVRDNANVPHIFGETDEDVFFALGMAHAQDRLWQMTMLRRTAQGRLSELFGARTLPIDSLIRRLDLYKLSRTSVQALDGQTQAALEAYSDGVNAWIGQVNAGARGRGAPEMWLFNHAIAPWQPADSVSIIKLMALQLSNHLETEVLRARTSLVLGNDERLNDILPEAPGAGLAALPNYAALFPDVPAFTPNNRMAFYPLSPVVPRDLAGASNAWAAGITRSATGSTLLANDPHLGLTAPSIWYLARLELESGGVIGGTIPGVPVIMVGRSADLGWGITSSNLDDQDVYIEEVNPSDANQYRVPNGWANFESRESIVRIKDEPSITLQLQWTVNGPVLPPDQFDLGTIRPPGHVTVLAWTALSGQDTTMQAAMNLMRARSVEAGIAAAENYVAPSQMLTLADRNSVGLKLIGHVPNRRADNVTQGRMPHYGYLPQNRWDGHRPFDTNPGWIDPVGGIVGNTNNKITNAPFPAHVSFSWSDSQRVNRWRLLMQAREVHTRDSFIEAQRDTVSYTARSILPLIGADLWFTGEAAPGGTPEKLRQDALALLAEWNGEMNEHLPEPLIYAAWMRALQDRLMRDELGPLAREYTHVEPLFIERVYRNTDGAAAWCDVLQSAPRETCSDIARLALDDALVWISQNYGTNLQTLRWGDAHEATHDHPVLGTAPVLRWFVNIRQSTSGGDNTLMRGRTSGIGDDPFMNVHAATYRGVYDFADPDSSVFITSTGQSGHFLSRYYDDLGELWRRGEYIPMSLDPALARGGAVGVTILEPVLQGN from the coding sequence ATGGCACTCGTCTTTCGCTGGCTTGTCCGGCTCGCTTCAGCGCTGATCTTGTTTGGCGTGGCTGTGTTTGCGCTGGCGTATTATTTCGCCTCGCGGTCCTTGCCCGAATATGAGGGCACGTTGCAGGTCGCAGGTATTTCGGCCCCCGTGGAAATCGTGCGCGACAATGCCAATGTGCCACATATTTTTGGTGAAACCGACGAAGACGTGTTTTTCGCCCTTGGCATGGCCCACGCGCAGGACCGTTTGTGGCAGATGACGATGCTGCGCCGTACTGCACAGGGGCGTTTGTCAGAACTGTTTGGTGCGCGCACGCTGCCCATCGACAGCCTGATCCGTCGCCTTGATCTTTACAAGTTGTCACGGACCTCTGTGCAAGCGCTGGATGGTCAAACCCAAGCCGCATTGGAAGCCTATTCAGACGGGGTAAATGCATGGATTGGCCAAGTCAACGCAGGTGCGCGCGGGCGCGGCGCACCTGAAATGTGGTTGTTCAACCATGCTATTGCCCCTTGGCAGCCCGCAGATTCCGTGTCGATCATCAAACTCATGGCGTTACAGCTGAGCAATCATCTAGAGACTGAGGTCCTGCGCGCCCGCACCTCGCTGGTTCTTGGCAATGACGAGCGGCTCAACGATATCCTGCCCGAGGCGCCGGGCGCGGGCCTCGCGGCACTGCCAAACTACGCCGCCCTGTTTCCCGATGTGCCAGCCTTTACACCTAACAATCGCATGGCGTTTTATCCATTGTCCCCTGTCGTGCCGCGCGATCTTGCTGGTGCATCAAATGCATGGGCGGCGGGCATCACGCGATCTGCCACGGGATCAACACTACTTGCCAATGATCCGCACCTTGGTCTGACCGCCCCGTCGATCTGGTACCTTGCGCGGCTGGAACTGGAATCTGGCGGCGTCATCGGCGGCACGATCCCCGGTGTTCCTGTTATCATGGTCGGTCGGTCAGCCGACCTTGGCTGGGGCATCACGTCAAGCAATCTGGACGATCAAGATGTCTATATCGAAGAGGTAAACCCATCTGATGCGAACCAGTACCGCGTGCCAAATGGCTGGGCAAATTTTGAATCCCGCGAGAGCATTGTGCGCATCAAGGATGAACCGTCGATTACGCTGCAACTGCAATGGACAGTGAACGGCCCGGTCTTGCCACCTGATCAATTCGATCTTGGCACGATCCGGCCACCGGGCCATGTGACGGTGTTGGCTTGGACTGCGCTGTCGGGGCAAGACACGACCATGCAAGCGGCGATGAACCTGATGCGCGCGCGCAGTGTCGAAGCGGGGATTGCGGCGGCTGAAAACTATGTTGCTCCGTCCCAAATGCTGACGCTGGCTGATCGCAATTCGGTCGGGCTGAAGCTCATCGGGCATGTGCCCAACCGCCGCGCGGATAACGTGACACAGGGGCGTATGCCGCATTACGGGTATTTGCCGCAGAACCGCTGGGACGGTCACCGCCCGTTTGACACCAATCCCGGCTGGATAGACCCAGTTGGCGGCATAGTTGGCAACACCAACAACAAGATCACCAATGCGCCGTTTCCCGCCCATGTCAGCTTTAGCTGGAGCGACAGTCAGCGGGTGAACCGTTGGCGGTTGTTGATGCAAGCCCGCGAAGTTCACACCCGTGACAGTTTCATCGAGGCGCAAAGAGATACCGTTAGTTACACCGCACGTTCCATCCTGCCGCTGATCGGTGCCGATCTATGGTTCACCGGTGAGGCCGCACCCGGAGGAACGCCCGAAAAGCTACGCCAAGACGCGCTGGCACTGCTGGCTGAGTGGAACGGTGAGATGAACGAACATCTGCCCGAGCCACTGATCTATGCCGCGTGGATGCGCGCCCTTCAGGACCGTCTGATGCGCGATGAACTCGGACCATTGGCGCGCGAATACACCCATGTTGAGCCATTGTTTATTGAACGGGTGTACCGCAACACCGATGGCGCTGCGGCGTGGTGCGATGTGCTGCAATCTGCGCCACGCGAAACCTGTTCAGACATCGCCCGCTTGGCGTTGGACGACGCGTTGGTTTGGATATCACAAAATTATGGGACGAACCTGCAGACGCTGCGCTGGGGCGATGCCCATGAAGCCACCCATGATCATCCCGTGCTTGGCACAGCGCCCGTGTTGCGTTGGTTCGTCAACATCCGCCAGTCCACATCCGGTGGCGACAACACGCTGATGCGTGGCCGCACGAGCGGTATCGGTGATGATCCGTTCATGAATGTCCATGCGGCGACCTATCGTGGCGTATATGATTTCGCCGATCCCGACAGTTCCGTCTTCATCACATCCACAGGGCAATCGGGGCATTTCTTGTCGCGCTATTACGATGATCTAGGCGAACTGTGGCGGCGGGGGGAATACATTCCGATGTCGCTCGATCCGGCATTGGCGCGCGGTGGCGCAGTGGGTGTGACAATCCTTGAACCGGTTCTTCAGGGCAATTAA
- the hfq gene encoding RNA chaperone Hfq: MASDKQNLQDAFLNHVRKIKVPVTIFLINGVKLQGIITWFDSFCVLLRRDGQSQLVYKSAISTIMPAQPISLYDGEESS; the protein is encoded by the coding sequence ATGGCCTCAGATAAGCAAAACCTTCAGGACGCATTTCTCAATCATGTCCGTAAGATCAAGGTTCCAGTAACGATTTTCCTGATCAACGGCGTGAAACTGCAGGGTATAATTACTTGGTTTGACAGCTTTTGCGTCCTTTTGCGACGTGACGGTCAAAGCCAGCTGGTCTACAAATCCGCGATCAGCACGATCATGCCAGCCCAGCCGATCAGCCTCTACGACGGCGAAGAAAGTAGCTGA
- a CDS encoding NAD(P)-dependent oxidoreductase, which yields MAKVAFLGLGVMGYPMAGHLAKAGHDVTVYNRTPTKADAWVAEHGGAAAATPAQAAKGADFVMSCVGNDDDLRAVCIGEDGAFSTMSKGAVFVDHTTVSAKVTRELYAAAADVGLSFVDAPISGGQAGAENGVLSVMCGGDADVYGRAEPIIDAYARVCRRIGDSGAGQMTKMCNQIAIAGLVQGLSEALHFAEKAGLDGRAVVEVICQGAAGSWQMQNRYETMIDGEFEHGFAVDWMRKDLGICLETADETGAALPVTALVDQFYKDVQNMGGNRWDTSSLLKRLRALG from the coding sequence ATGGCAAAAGTGGCTTTTTTGGGCTTGGGGGTCATGGGCTACCCGATGGCAGGGCATTTGGCAAAAGCTGGCCATGATGTGACGGTGTACAATCGAACCCCAACAAAGGCGGATGCTTGGGTGGCTGAACACGGCGGCGCGGCTGCTGCAACACCTGCGCAAGCGGCCAAGGGTGCGGATTTTGTGATGTCTTGCGTTGGCAATGACGACGATCTGCGGGCCGTTTGCATCGGCGAGGATGGTGCGTTTTCGACCATGTCAAAGGGTGCTGTGTTTGTGGATCACACCACGGTGTCGGCGAAAGTCACGCGCGAGCTTTATGCGGCGGCCGCAGATGTAGGTCTGTCATTTGTCGACGCGCCAATATCGGGGGGGCAGGCGGGGGCTGAAAACGGTGTATTGTCGGTAATGTGTGGTGGTGATGCGGACGTCTACGGGCGTGCAGAGCCGATCATAGATGCCTACGCCCGCGTGTGCCGGCGCATTGGCGACAGCGGTGCCGGACAGATGACCAAAATGTGCAATCAGATCGCCATTGCAGGTCTTGTTCAGGGCTTGTCAGAGGCATTGCACTTCGCGGAGAAAGCCGGCCTTGACGGGCGCGCGGTTGTCGAAGTTATCTGTCAAGGCGCTGCCGGATCGTGGCAAATGCAAAACCGGTACGAAACGATGATTGACGGTGAGTTCGAACATGGCTTTGCCGTGGATTGGATGCGCAAAGATCTCGGCATTTGTCTTGAGACTGCAGATGAGACAGGCGCGGCATTGCCTGTCACTGCTTTGGTTGATCAATTCTATAAAGACGTCCAAAACATGGGTGGAAATCGCTGGGATACATCAAGTTTGCTAAAACGGCTTCGTGCGCTGGGTTAG
- a CDS encoding GlxA family transcriptional regulator, protein MQRHHAKDIEKSRAAPRRFVFVLLNEFTLLSFAAAIDCLRIANQMSGEDLYSWRIIGEGGGTISCSTGTVFTLDSDLDELHRDDTMILCGGRDVQAATTKRILNWLRREARRGIIMGGLCTAAFSLAKAGLLDGKRATIHWENHDSFTEEFLEVELTKSVFVKDGNRWTTAGGTSSIDLFLQIIADQQGEELANAVADQQIYSSIRTDQDTQRMSIPTRIGVRHPKLSRVIQAMELNIEEPISPSILAKDVGMSTRQLERLFRRYLNRSPKRYYMELRLQKARNLLMQTDMSVINVALACGFASPSHFSKCYRAHYDTTPYRERGAHAARLSV, encoded by the coding sequence ATGCAACGCCACCACGCCAAAGACATCGAAAAGTCCCGCGCTGCCCCGCGCCGGTTTGTCTTTGTGCTTTTGAACGAATTCACCTTGCTGTCGTTTGCTGCGGCGATTGATTGTTTGCGAATTGCCAACCAGATGTCAGGCGAAGACTTGTATTCGTGGCGTATCATTGGCGAAGGCGGTGGAACAATAAGCTGCTCGACCGGGACGGTATTCACGCTCGACAGTGATCTGGATGAATTACACCGCGACGACACAATGATCCTGTGCGGCGGTCGCGATGTTCAGGCTGCCACCACCAAACGGATCCTGAACTGGCTCCGACGGGAGGCGCGACGCGGTATCATAATGGGTGGATTGTGCACGGCGGCGTTTTCCCTTGCCAAGGCAGGCCTTCTGGATGGCAAACGCGCCACGATCCATTGGGAAAACCACGACAGTTTTACTGAAGAATTCCTTGAAGTTGAGCTGACAAAGTCGGTTTTCGTCAAGGACGGCAATCGCTGGACCACCGCCGGTGGCACATCGTCGATTGATTTGTTTTTGCAGATCATCGCCGATCAACAAGGCGAAGAACTGGCCAATGCTGTTGCCGATCAGCAAATCTATTCCTCTATCCGCACCGATCAAGACACCCAACGTATGTCTATCCCGACACGGATCGGCGTGCGTCACCCCAAACTGTCCCGTGTTATTCAGGCCATGGAACTCAACATCGAAGAGCCGATCAGCCCGTCCATCTTGGCCAAAGACGTCGGCATGTCGACGCGCCAACTGGAACGTCTGTTTCGCCGTTATCTGAACCGGTCGCCGAAACGCTACTACATGGAATTGCGCCTGCAAAAGGCGCGTAACCTGCTGATGCAGACAGATATGTCGGTGATCAATGTGGCACTGGCTTGCGGTTTTGCCTCGCCGTCGCACTTCTCAAAGTGTTATCGTGCACATTATGACACAACCCCCTACCGCGAACGTGGCGCCCATGCCGCGCGCCTGTCGGTTTGA
- a CDS encoding class II 3-deoxy-7-phosphoheptulonate synthase, producing the protein MTDWKKSDWRNKPRVQMPDYTDAAALTAVEAKLSTYPPLVFAGEARRLRSHLADVSRGDAFLLQGGDCAESFAAFSADGIRDTFKVMLQMAVVLTFGAKVPVIKVGRMAGQFAKPRSAPTEVVGGVELPSYRGDIINDLEFTPESRMPNPDKMLQAYTQAAGTLNLLRAFSTGGYADIHKVHAWTLGFTAGHEAEKYRAMAEQISDTLDFMKAAGMSEEAAHALETVEFYTSHEALLLEYEEALTRVDSTSGKWLAGSGHMVWIGDRTRQPDGAHVEFCAGVQNPIGLKCGPTMTSGHLKALMAKLNPTNEAGRLSLIARFGAGSVGEHLPRLIKAVEEEGAKVTWVCDPMHGNTIKSSTGYKTRPFESVLREVREFFGVHNAEGTIPGGVHFEITGADVTECTGGVRAVTDEDLSDRYHTACDPRLNASQSLELAFLVSEELSARRSKAQAAQSA; encoded by the coding sequence ATGACGGACTGGAAAAAATCAGACTGGCGCAACAAGCCACGGGTACAGATGCCGGATTATACCGACGCTGCCGCCCTTACGGCGGTTGAAGCAAAGCTGAGCACATATCCGCCGCTTGTTTTTGCAGGCGAGGCGCGGCGGTTGCGGTCCCATTTGGCGGACGTCAGCCGTGGCGATGCGTTTTTGTTGCAGGGCGGCGATTGCGCCGAAAGCTTTGCAGCATTTAGTGCAGACGGTATCCGCGACACGTTCAAAGTGATGTTGCAGATGGCCGTTGTTTTGACGTTCGGTGCCAAGGTGCCTGTGATCAAGGTTGGCCGAATGGCCGGGCAATTTGCCAAGCCACGGTCCGCGCCAACGGAAGTTGTGGGTGGTGTTGAACTGCCAAGCTACCGCGGTGACATCATCAATGATCTGGAATTCACGCCAGAATCGCGCATGCCGAACCCCGACAAGATGCTGCAGGCCTACACGCAGGCCGCTGGCACGCTTAACCTGTTGCGGGCGTTTTCGACCGGTGGTTACGCCGACATTCATAAGGTCCACGCTTGGACGCTGGGCTTCACGGCTGGACACGAGGCGGAAAAGTACCGCGCTATGGCCGAACAAATCAGCGATACGCTTGATTTCATGAAAGCCGCAGGCATGAGCGAAGAAGCCGCGCATGCGCTTGAAACGGTTGAATTTTATACCTCTCACGAGGCGCTGTTGCTAGAATACGAAGAGGCACTGACGCGGGTGGATTCAACGTCCGGAAAATGGCTTGCGGGGTCGGGCCATATGGTTTGGATCGGCGATCGCACCCGTCAGCCTGATGGTGCACATGTTGAATTTTGTGCCGGAGTGCAGAACCCGATTGGTCTGAAGTGCGGCCCGACAATGACGTCCGGCCACCTCAAGGCGTTGATGGCAAAGCTGAACCCGACCAATGAAGCCGGTCGTTTGTCGCTAATCGCGCGCTTTGGCGCCGGGTCGGTTGGCGAACACTTGCCGCGTCTGATCAAAGCTGTGGAAGAAGAGGGTGCTAAGGTCACGTGGGTTTGCGATCCGATGCACGGCAACACGATCAAATCGTCAACGGGCTACAAAACGCGTCCGTTTGAATCTGTGCTGCGCGAAGTGCGTGAATTCTTCGGAGTGCATAACGCCGAAGGCACGATCCCGGGCGGTGTGCATTTTGAGATAACGGGCGCTGATGTGACGGAATGTACTGGCGGCGTGCGCGCTGTGACCGATGAAGACCTGTCAGATCGCTATCACACAGCGTGCGATCCGCGCCTGAACGCATCGCAATCGCTTGAACTGGCC
- the hflX gene encoding GTPase HflX, protein MGDERSATRAYVLHPEIKSDNKRRNAKSALEEGVALAHALPELEVAGSQVVSLPKMHPGMLFGKGKIQEIKGWLEDAKAGLVLIDGHVSPVQQRNLEKEWGVKLLDRTGLILEIFSDRARTREGVLQVEMAALSYQRTRLVRAWTHLERQRGGLGFVGGPGETQVEADRRAIDLQLNNLKKQLSKVVKTRELHRKARAKVPYPIVALVGYTNAGKSTLFNRLSGADVFAHDMLFATLDPTMRKVELPNGDEVIMSDTVGFISDLPTQLVASFRATLEEVLEADIILHVRDISHPQSAEQKKAVLDTLRQLDVNPDVPMIEVLNKIDLLEPEDAGYLQALHKDNDKVFGISAVTGEGLDRLLNDVTDHLIVQTRTLTLDLDWAMGAAQSWLRAEGVIESEAQTDTGWTLDVRWTTRQQAHFEKQFPDAFPDQVVEDTDEDAPSGDYHPLD, encoded by the coding sequence ATGGGTGATGAACGGTCTGCCACACGCGCCTACGTCCTGCATCCGGAAATCAAATCAGACAATAAACGCCGCAACGCAAAGTCCGCCCTCGAAGAAGGCGTCGCCCTTGCGCATGCGCTGCCTGAACTTGAGGTTGCGGGCAGCCAGGTCGTCAGTTTGCCAAAGATGCATCCGGGAATGCTGTTCGGTAAAGGCAAGATCCAAGAAATCAAAGGCTGGTTAGAAGACGCCAAGGCCGGCCTCGTGCTGATTGATGGCCATGTCAGCCCCGTGCAACAGCGCAATCTTGAAAAAGAATGGGGCGTAAAGTTGCTGGATCGCACGGGTCTCATTCTGGAGATTTTTAGCGACCGTGCCCGTACCCGCGAAGGTGTCTTGCAGGTTGAGATGGCGGCGCTGTCGTATCAGCGCACGCGACTTGTGCGCGCTTGGACCCACCTTGAACGCCAACGTGGTGGTCTCGGCTTTGTCGGCGGCCCCGGTGAAACCCAAGTGGAGGCTGACCGCCGCGCGATCGATTTGCAGCTTAATAACCTGAAAAAACAATTGTCCAAAGTCGTCAAAACCCGCGAATTGCACCGCAAAGCGCGCGCTAAGGTGCCGTACCCTATTGTTGCGCTGGTGGGCTATACCAACGCGGGGAAATCGACGTTGTTCAATCGCCTGTCTGGCGCCGATGTCTTTGCCCATGACATGCTATTCGCGACGCTGGACCCGACCATGCGCAAGGTCGAATTGCCCAACGGGGACGAAGTCATCATGTCCGACACCGTTGGATTCATCTCCGATTTGCCGACACAACTGGTCGCGTCGTTTCGCGCCACACTGGAAGAAGTGCTTGAGGCGGATATCATTTTGCACGTGCGTGATATCAGCCACCCGCAATCAGCAGAACAAAAGAAAGCCGTGCTGGATACCCTGCGCCAGTTGGATGTGAACCCCGACGTCCCGATGATCGAGGTTCTCAACAAGATTGATCTGCTGGAACCCGAAGATGCGGGCTATTTGCAGGCGCTCCACAAAGACAATGACAAGGTGTTCGGCATTTCCGCTGTGACGGGTGAAGGGCTTGATCGGCTTCTGAATGACGTTACCGACCATTTAATAGTGCAAACCCGTACGCTGACGCTGGACCTTGATTGGGCCATGGGCGCGGCCCAAAGCTGGCTGCGCGCCGAAGGAGTGATCGAAAGCGAAGCCCAGACAGACACGGGCTGGACATTGGATGTGCGTTGGACCACGCGCCAGCAAGCGCACTTTGAAAAGCAGTTTCCAGACGCGTTTCCAGATCAAGTCGTTGAGGACACGGATGAGGACGCGCCAAGTGGTGACTACCACCCGCTGGACTAG